A window from Candidatus Margulisiibacteriota bacterium encodes these proteins:
- the alaS gene encoding alanine--tRNA ligase: protein MQSSEIREKYLKFFEAKGHKVLPGSSLVPADPTVLLTLAGMLQFKPIFLGQEKAPQKRVTTVQKCIRMIDVERVGQTPRHHTFFEMLGNFSFGDYFKKEAIQFAWELLTKEFKVPVLKLKIAVFEKDDEAFEIWRNDIGLPKEIIFRLDEENNFWSAGPTGPCGPCSEIYYDTGEEHGCGKPTCAPGCDCDRFLEIWNLVFIQYNRNEKGELLPLKQKGIDTGMGLERIASVLQGVPDNFETDLFVPLIKQVESLATGSNRTSVRIIADHSRAITHLISDGVFPANGGRGYVLRRLIRRAVSHGKKIGIDQPFLTDLARTVISDMSQAYPQLKEKEAVIFATIREEEEGFRATLEAGMKWFAELAAAKEISGGAAFKLHDTYGFPIELTTELAKEQGISVDLPGFDREMEAQRGRARQTGLTERKIDLAALDLAHLNQTNFTGYEKLADEGKVQAVFPAKNLVVLDKSPFYGESGGQVGDTGLFAWNGREARVTNTLVSPKGVLLHQLDDVSGLKKEQKVKTTLDCSRRLATQAHHTATHLLHKALRETLGEHVKQAGSYVGPDKLRFDFNHFHALTLEELQRVELLVNQRIADKLKVEVLKKSYPDAVKMGAMALFGEKYGDSVRVLKIGDYSLELCGGTHVKNTGEITFFKIMSEGALGSGVRRIEAIAGQAAKVYIIFQAKSLRDQVETLIRKYRDLQHAKEKLGGKKSLETNIFEIEVTELERLGKCVDNHDSVNVDKFLEHLRGRVDWLQERVAKAEREIAGLKTSRATAAVTESAADLHEFAGQKVYLGALSDATMDQLRAVADKVKGWENIGAVVVAAGAPKPAYHVFVAQALIDKGITAKQIAATLNAVTGGKGGGKEDKAEGGGGDPAKIAAGLEAVKKSLA from the coding sequence ATGCAAAGCTCCGAGATTAGGGAAAAATACCTTAAATTTTTCGAAGCCAAGGGGCATAAAGTCCTGCCCGGCTCGTCGCTGGTCCCGGCCGATCCCACGGTCCTGCTGACGCTGGCCGGGATGCTGCAGTTCAAGCCGATCTTTCTGGGCCAGGAAAAGGCCCCGCAAAAACGAGTGACCACCGTGCAGAAGTGCATCCGGATGATCGACGTCGAACGGGTGGGGCAAACCCCGCGCCACCACACTTTTTTCGAGATGCTCGGGAACTTCTCCTTCGGCGATTACTTCAAGAAAGAGGCCATCCAGTTCGCCTGGGAGCTGCTGACCAAGGAATTCAAGGTGCCGGTCCTGAAGCTGAAGATCGCCGTCTTCGAAAAGGACGACGAAGCGTTCGAGATCTGGCGCAACGATATCGGCTTGCCCAAGGAGATCATCTTCCGGCTGGACGAGGAGAACAATTTCTGGTCGGCCGGGCCGACCGGCCCGTGCGGCCCCTGCTCGGAGATCTATTACGACACCGGCGAGGAGCACGGCTGCGGCAAGCCGACCTGCGCCCCCGGCTGCGATTGCGACCGCTTCTTGGAGATCTGGAACCTGGTCTTTATCCAGTATAACCGGAACGAAAAAGGGGAACTGCTCCCGCTCAAGCAGAAAGGGATCGACACCGGCATGGGGCTGGAGCGGATCGCCTCGGTCCTGCAGGGAGTGCCGGATAATTTTGAGACCGATCTCTTCGTCCCGCTGATCAAGCAGGTCGAGTCCCTGGCAACCGGCAGCAACCGGACCTCGGTCCGGATCATCGCCGACCACAGCCGGGCGATCACCCACCTGATCAGCGACGGCGTTTTCCCGGCGAACGGCGGACGCGGTTACGTGCTCCGCCGGTTGATCCGGCGGGCGGTTTCCCACGGCAAAAAGATCGGGATCGACCAACCGTTCCTGACCGACCTGGCCCGGACGGTGATCAGCGATATGAGCCAGGCGTATCCCCAGCTCAAGGAGAAAGAGGCCGTGATCTTTGCCACGATCAGGGAAGAAGAAGAAGGTTTCCGGGCGACCCTGGAAGCGGGGATGAAATGGTTCGCCGAACTGGCTGCCGCCAAAGAGATCAGCGGCGGCGCCGCGTTCAAGCTGCACGACACCTACGGTTTCCCGATCGAGCTGACGACCGAGCTGGCCAAAGAGCAGGGGATCAGCGTCGACCTGCCCGGGTTCGACCGGGAGATGGAAGCCCAGCGGGGCCGGGCCCGGCAAACCGGGCTGACCGAGCGGAAGATCGACCTGGCGGCGCTCGACCTGGCCCATCTTAACCAGACGAACTTCACCGGCTACGAAAAGCTGGCCGACGAAGGGAAGGTCCAGGCGGTCTTCCCGGCCAAGAACTTGGTCGTGCTCGACAAGAGCCCCTTCTACGGCGAGAGCGGCGGGCAGGTCGGCGATACCGGGCTGTTCGCCTGGAACGGGCGGGAAGCCCGGGTCACGAACACGCTGGTCTCGCCCAAAGGCGTACTCTTGCACCAGCTGGACGACGTCAGCGGCCTGAAAAAGGAACAAAAGGTCAAAACGACGCTCGACTGTTCCCGGCGCCTGGCCACCCAGGCCCACCACACGGCCACCCACCTCCTGCATAAAGCGCTCCGGGAAACGCTCGGCGAGCACGTCAAACAGGCCGGTTCCTACGTCGGCCCGGATAAGCTCCGTTTCGACTTCAACCACTTCCACGCGCTGACGCTCGAAGAGCTGCAGCGGGTCGAACTGCTGGTCAACCAGCGGATCGCGGACAAGCTGAAGGTGGAAGTGCTGAAAAAGTCGTACCCGGACGCGGTCAAGATGGGGGCGATGGCGCTGTTCGGCGAAAAGTACGGCGACAGCGTCCGGGTGCTGAAGATCGGCGACTACAGCCTGGAGCTCTGCGGCGGCACCCACGTCAAGAACACCGGCGAGATCACCTTTTTCAAGATCATGTCGGAAGGGGCGCTCGGCTCGGGCGTCCGCCGGATCGAAGCGATCGCCGGCCAGGCGGCCAAGGTTTACATTATTTTCCAGGCCAAGTCGCTCCGCGACCAGGTCGAAACGCTGATCAGGAAATACCGCGACCTGCAGCACGCAAAAGAAAAACTGGGCGGCAAAAAGAGCCTGGAGACCAACATCTTTGAGATCGAGGTCACCGAGCTCGAACGGCTCGGCAAGTGCGTGGACAACCACGATTCGGTCAACGTCGACAAGTTCCTCGAGCACTTGCGCGGCCGGGTCGACTGGCTGCAGGAGCGGGTCGCCAAAGCGGAGCGGGAGATCGCCGGGCTGAAGACCAGCCGGGCAACGGCCGCGGTGACCGAGTCGGCGGCCGACCTGCACGAGTTCGCCGGCCAAAAAGTCTACCTCGGCGCCCTGTCCGATGCGACCATGGACCAGCTCCGGGCGGTCGCCGACAAGGTGAAGGGATGGGAGAACATCGGTGCGGTGGTCGTCGCCGCCGGCGCTCCCAAGCCGGCCTATCATGTCTTTGTCGCCCAAGCGCTGATCGACAAAGGGATCACCGCCAAACAGATCGCCGCGACCCTGAACGCCGTGACCGGCGGCAAAGGGGGCGGCAAAGAGGACAAAGCCGAAGGCGGCGGCGGCGACCCGGCCAAGATCGCGGCCGGCCTTGAGGCGGTCAAAAAGTCGCTCGCATGA
- the mltG gene encoding endolytic transglycosylase MltG, producing the protein MKNYFIWAVIIIFVLLIWPANPFDLSTRRATVPAGASVRAVEKLLQSNGTLPRLTAFRVLIKLLGLSGQIKAGEYSFSPSDPLPRIVTRLVINETVPAPIQTVTFPEGTSIYKMGILLQKGGFAGWASFQGLVNEGITAPLREKYWHIFKYVPSESLEGYLFPDTYQFYQSASAEVMAAVMVKRFDEVVMPFWAGARKDTPLTLHEALTLASIIEKEAQRANERPVISAVFHNRLKAGMPLAADPTVKYALERPSKRVFYEQLDVRSPYNTYKRKGLPPGPICNPGLDSLKAAVYPAKTNYFFFVAKPDGSHQFSVDWQGHQKARFRSKP; encoded by the coding sequence ATGAAGAACTATTTCATCTGGGCGGTCATTATCATTTTCGTGTTGCTGATCTGGCCGGCGAACCCTTTTGATCTGTCGACCCGCCGGGCCACGGTCCCGGCCGGCGCTTCGGTCCGCGCGGTCGAAAAGCTTTTGCAGTCCAACGGGACCCTCCCCAGGCTGACCGCTTTCCGGGTGCTGATAAAATTGCTCGGCCTGTCGGGCCAGATCAAGGCCGGGGAATACTCTTTTTCGCCGTCCGATCCGCTCCCCCGGATCGTCACCCGGCTGGTCATCAACGAAACGGTGCCGGCCCCGATCCAGACGGTGACGTTTCCCGAAGGGACGTCGATCTACAAGATGGGGATACTGCTGCAAAAGGGCGGTTTCGCCGGTTGGGCGTCGTTCCAGGGGCTGGTCAACGAGGGGATCACCGCGCCGCTCCGGGAAAAATACTGGCATATCTTCAAATACGTTCCCTCCGAATCGCTGGAGGGCTATCTTTTTCCCGACACTTACCAGTTCTACCAGAGCGCTTCCGCCGAGGTCATGGCGGCGGTCATGGTCAAGCGGTTCGACGAGGTGGTGATGCCGTTCTGGGCTGGGGCGCGCAAAGACACCCCGCTGACGCTGCACGAAGCGCTGACGCTCGCCTCGATCATCGAAAAAGAGGCGCAACGGGCGAACGAACGGCCGGTCATCTCTGCGGTCTTCCATAACCGGTTGAAAGCGGGCATGCCGCTGGCCGCCGATCCGACCGTCAAATACGCGCTGGAACGGCCGAGCAAGCGGGTCTTTTACGAGCAGCTCGACGTCCGGTCGCCGTATAACACTTATAAGCGGAAGGGGTTACCGCCCGGGCCGATCTGTAATCCGGGGTTAGATTCACTAAAAGCGGCGGTCTATCCGGCTAAAACCAATTACTTTTTCTTTGTGGCTAAACCGGACGGCAGTCACCAGTTTTCCGTGGATTGGCAGGGGCATCAAAAAGCGCGGTTCAGGAGCAAACCTTAG
- the ruvX gene encoding Holliday junction resolvase RuvX: MRIVALDYGSKRIGVAVSDPLGLIAQPIATLDHDQAIPQLIELLKQFDQVEEIVVGLPKKLSGELGPAAANVLTFVEELRRALPIKIATYDERMTTAAAEKTLIAAGLSRTKRKQVIDRSAAANILQDYLERRKK, translated from the coding sequence ATGAGGATCGTCGCCCTGGATTACGGCAGTAAACGGATCGGGGTGGCGGTTTCCGACCCGCTCGGTCTGATCGCCCAACCTATAGCCACGCTCGACCACGATCAAGCCATCCCCCAGCTGATAGAACTTCTCAAGCAGTTCGACCAGGTCGAGGAGATCGTGGTCGGCCTGCCGAAAAAACTCTCCGGCGAACTCGGCCCGGCGGCGGCCAACGTCCTTACCTTCGTCGAGGAGCTGAGGCGCGCTTTGCCGATCAAGATCGCTACCTATGATGAGCGGATGACCACGGCGGCGGCCGAAAAGACGCTGATCGCCGCCGGCCTGTCCCGAACCAAGCGGAAGCAGGTCATCGACCGGTCGGCCGCGGCCAATATCCTGCAAGATTACCTCGAACGGAGAAAGAAATGA
- the tmk gene encoding dTMP kinase: MFITFEGPEGCGKSTHSTRLKSYLEGKGRRVLLTREPGGTQVGKAIRALLLDPASILDDTTEIYLFAADRSEHVSKIILPALAEGKTVISDRYVDSTVAYQIGGRRLPEDLVRYLNMVSSKGLMPALTILLDVSPEIGIKRATQNRQADRFEQEIIDFHARVRAQYLALAAADPDRIKVIKTDDKDIDQVQALVRELVDAKLRD, encoded by the coding sequence ATGTTCATTACATTCGAAGGCCCGGAAGGTTGCGGCAAGTCGACCCATTCCACCAGGTTAAAAAGTTACCTGGAGGGGAAAGGGCGGCGCGTTTTGCTGACCAGGGAGCCGGGCGGCACCCAGGTCGGTAAAGCGATCCGCGCGCTGCTGCTCGATCCCGCCAGCATTTTGGACGACACGACCGAGATCTACCTGTTCGCCGCCGACCGCTCCGAACACGTCAGCAAGATCATCCTGCCGGCGCTGGCCGAGGGAAAAACCGTCATCTCCGACCGCTACGTCGATTCGACCGTCGCCTACCAGATCGGGGGGCGCCGCCTGCCGGAAGACCTGGTCCGCTACCTGAACATGGTCTCGTCCAAGGGGCTGATGCCGGCGCTGACGATCCTGCTCGACGTTTCGCCCGAGATCGGGATCAAGCGGGCCACCCAGAACCGCCAGGCGGACCGGTTCGAACAGGAGATCATCGATTTTCACGCGCGGGTGCGCGCCCAGTACCTGGCGCTCGCCGCCGCCGATCCGGACCGGATCAAGGTGATCAAGACCGACGACAAGGATATCGACCAGGTCCAGGCGCTGGTCCGGGAGTTAGTGGATGCAAAGCTCCGAGATTAG